The Candidatus Tanganyikabacteria bacterium genome includes the window ACGTCGTGGACGTTACTGGCACTAACTCCATGGACGTTAACACTCGGAAGCGCTTGGTTTCCCTGGGAGACTGCGACTGCGACGAAGCCTTGCCGACGGCCTGCCGCCTGTCGGACGCAGGCACGGAGGCCTGCGCCACCGATGCAGCGGGTGGGGCCGCTCATAGTGTCGGGCCTTCGCTTCGCGAAAGCTCCGACCGGCGCCCGTGCCGGCCGCGCTGTCGGAGCCAAGGCAGGCGATCCGCGGCATGGGAGGCGCTAGGAACCCAGCGTCCGGGCCAGCCTGACGTAGTCGATCTTGGTGTTGTGGCGGGGATCCACGGGCAATCGGCCCTGCAGCACGATGCGGTCGATCGCGAAGCCCGCTCCGCGCAGTGCCGCATCCAGGCCCGCCACGTCCGGCGTGCCCGCCGGTTCGACCGCCAGCACGGCCTCCTGGCCCAACGCCGCATGCGGCCGGCCGACCAGCGCCGCCTTGCGGACCCAGGGCCGCGCCTGCGCCACGGCCTCGACCATCACCGGGTAGAGCGGCACGCCGCCGCGCACCAGGCGGTTGTGGACCCGGCCGACCATCCACAGCCGGCCCCGGTCGTCGAAGTAGCCCAGATCGCCCATCCGGTGCCAGACGGTGCCGTCCGCTTCCTGGATCTTGTTCTCGCGCACCGCCTCGGGGTTGCGGTAGTAGTCGCGGTTGACGTGTGGCCCGGCGACCAGGATCTCGCCGATTTCCCCGGCCGGCAGGTCGGCGCCGTCCCACACGATGCGAGCGCGGAGGCCCTCGGCCAGCGTGCCGACGCATGTGCCCTTGCCCTCGTCGGTCATGCGGCCGGTTTCCAGGACCACCTCGCGGGCCGAGATCAGCGCCACCGGTTCGGCCTCGGTGGAACCGTAGCCCACGTAGGCCGTGCCGTCGGGCATGAGTGGCACGAGGCGGCCGAGCAACCCGGGCGGCACCGGCCCGCCCCCGGTAAAGACCGCCCGCACGCCGTCCAGGCGCTCGCCCCTGGCTCCCAGCCAGCGGGCGATGGGGTCGAAGTAGGCCGGCGACCCGACCATGGTGGTCACGCCGAACTCCCGCACCTGGCGCATGATTGCGGCCGGGTCGACGTCGGCCGGCCGGCTGGGCTTCATGGCCGGCACGATGCTGGTGACGCCCGCGGCGAGGTTGTGCAGGATGAACATCGGGAGGGCGGGCATGTCGACGTCGGCGGGCGTGTGTCCCATGTGGTGGCCGAGGGCCAGGTGTTGCGCCTCCAGGAAGCCGTGGGTGCGGTTGGCGCCCTTGGGCGTGCCGCTGCTGCCGGTGGTGAACGTGATCAGCGCGGTCGTTTCGGGGGTGACGGCGCAGGTGGCGTGCCGCTCGGAACCCTGCGCCATCACGCCAGCCAGGCGGGCGCAGCCAGGGAAGGGCCCGCCGGAGCTGATCTTGAGGGGGATCCCGCGAAACTCGTGAAACAGCGCCGCCGCCGCCTGGATCAATGGCGGCGCCACGAAACACGCGGGCTCCACGAGCCGCGCGCAGGCGCGGAGCTGCTTCAGCCCTACCCAGGGATCGATGAACACCGTGATGGCGCCCATCTTGAGCAGGGCGAGGATGAGCAGGTAGAGCTCCTGGCTCATCGGCACCATCAGGATCACGCGGTCGCCGGCGCGGATGCCGGCCGCGGCCAGGCCGGAGGCCAGGCGGCTCATGCGCGCGTGCAGGT containing:
- a CDS encoding AMP-binding protein codes for the protein EASETHNLIHYLDDWASRAADKPALITPVDLAASGHTITTFGDLHARMSRLASGLAAAGIRAGDRVILMVPMSQELYLLILALLKMGAITVFIDPWVGLKQLRACARLVEPACFVAPPLIQAAAALFHEFRGIPLKISSGGPFPGCARLAGVMAQGSERHATCAVTPETTALITFTTGSSGTPKGANRTHGFLEAQHLALGHHMGHTPADVDMPALPMFILHNLAAGVTSIVPAMKPSRPADVDPAAIMRQVREFGVTTMVGSPAYFDPIARWLGARGERLDGVRAVFTGGGPVPPGLLGRLVPLMPDGTAYVGYGSTEAEPVALISAREVVLETGRMTDEGKGTCVGTLAEGLRARIVWDGADLPAGEIGEILVAGPHVNRDYYRNPEAVRENKIQEADGTVWHRMGDLGYFDDRGRLWMVGRVHNRLVRGGVPLYPVMVEAVAQARPWVRKAALVGRPHAALGQEAVLAVEPAGTPDVAGLDAALRGAGFAIDRIVLQGRLPVDPRHNTKIDYVRLARTLGS